A region of Lichenibacterium dinghuense DNA encodes the following proteins:
- a CDS encoding tyrosine-type recombinase/integrase has protein sequence MTQTTAPQTPTRVPWNRGRIIGPKPPLKPKHIWAIRTRLQHDGHVRDLAMFNVAIDSKLRGCDLVKLRVSDVHLGEGVRLRTTIVQQKTGRPVPFEMTEPTRDALAAWLKKRGSRSIDWLFPSRSHAGDHITTRQYGRLVDDWVTLAGLDPANYGTHSLRRTKVALVYKRTGNLRACQLLLGHSKLESTVRYLGVEVDDALILSEQTDL, from the coding sequence ATGACCCAGACGACAGCACCTCAAACGCCCACCCGCGTACCCTGGAACCGCGGGCGAATCATCGGCCCGAAGCCGCCCCTCAAGCCCAAACACATCTGGGCTATTCGGACCCGCCTCCAGCATGACGGCCATGTCCGCGACCTCGCCATGTTCAACGTCGCGATAGACAGCAAGCTTCGCGGCTGCGACCTCGTCAAGCTCCGGGTGTCCGACGTCCACCTCGGCGAAGGCGTGCGCCTTCGGACGACCATCGTTCAGCAAAAGACCGGGCGACCCGTGCCATTCGAGATGACCGAGCCGACCCGCGACGCCCTCGCCGCTTGGCTGAAGAAGCGGGGCTCGCGGTCGATCGACTGGCTGTTCCCGAGCCGGAGCCATGCGGGCGACCACATCACGACGCGGCAGTACGGCCGCCTCGTCGACGACTGGGTCACGCTGGCCGGCCTCGACCCGGCCAACTACGGCACCCATAGCCTGCGCCGGACCAAGGTCGCCCTCGTCTACAAGCGAACGGGCAATCTGCGAGCCTGCCAGCTCCTGCTCGGTCATTCCAAGCTGGAGAGCACCGTCCGCTACCTCGGGGTCGAGGTCGATGACGCCCTGATCCTGTCCGAACAGACCGATCTCTGA
- a CDS encoding DEAD/DEAH box helicase, with protein sequence MLVEVIEIIEDERELAIVMLDPGAPLLSSPRSVLARRQLCSTSAGRAMFWRNISRVIEALSHCHDAGIVHGAIDEHAVFARGDDNPNYRLGGYEACVHIADSDPDPSGGALRRSDPISFRRDLADVAGVVNVVLGLDQPGAPILSSIERRMLGRMANPPHHQAYDGHAALEDLTEVIEELGRSGAGIEGEMILYPGAEALRVDLPTLTSGMIPAEDADAVTRFIADDLSSVDVRMIVGPSKGIRIVTDLATYDVQLVEPRIGMITHGAKRRPHDRINEASDVKRRIYLARNRGAAAERVRKLGHGAAVWASTDRDHSVETRGDDPPSWTALLLLEVFSLLKQQFRTFPVDVLTPPRGQADLVWIAPRNDSDRDTRRSVLKLPPMAVALRKEMENDEGRPDWSISQSDWLGRLRDRSPELAFEAAGEIDGRQAYGFRASEPVLPEQHVYLRPRNDAGTDRAIRRRLLNVVAARGNLELLRALDDPATVAMDEALRGVAAPGPPPDDLDASKKTAWASIAEGRSINVVVGPPGVGKTYLIAQLIRSILVGNTGARILVSSQNHETLISIEHELKKRLSSLGKIVIRVEKSQVEEEEAVLRRGTRELLTEALKAESSGPLSGPYQEIRQALRPTDDSERVVAEGVLRDTDNLLLRSSDVTLATTSSFAIEEMIAAGEQFDWVFVEEAARANGSELIGALLLGNRRVMIGDHRQLSPFEASERQKFYEPSSAEELLRDGAFRLTSIPDLPPEIEPTLRRLASDRSFFTDVLAAAARLEEPFRSIAEREEDRENATGRPSAIAQTLVEQSRMHPAICRIVSDTFYGGRLVPSARVSARKPTVGSESGFPTTPVVVLDLPSLSVSSIDEFEKVERKTLANTAEAAALIDALRKLRPSDPSAEPPSLVILAPYTGQVTHIERSIKPMVDVDGRLRGFVPPRADGRFVYTSDSFQGGEADIVLASLVRNNVLVGRRALGFMKNPQRLNVLLSRAKQKFVLATSLSFLLEAVDGTDPDRLGGDLGFIRKLVGDLRRMSAAPSAIAAAEAAILKLDERGIIVR encoded by the coding sequence ATGCTGGTCGAAGTGATCGAGATAATCGAGGACGAACGCGAGCTCGCGATCGTTATGCTCGATCCAGGTGCACCCCTGCTAAGCTCACCAAGAAGTGTACTCGCACGGCGTCAGCTATGCTCGACGAGCGCCGGTCGGGCTATGTTCTGGCGAAACATCTCGCGTGTCATAGAAGCGCTCTCCCACTGCCACGACGCTGGCATCGTCCATGGCGCGATCGACGAGCACGCAGTCTTCGCACGCGGCGATGACAATCCGAACTATCGGCTGGGCGGCTACGAGGCATGCGTCCACATTGCCGACAGTGATCCCGACCCGTCCGGGGGAGCCTTGAGGAGGTCGGATCCGATCTCGTTCCGCCGTGATCTGGCCGACGTCGCTGGAGTGGTGAACGTGGTCCTCGGGCTCGATCAACCCGGCGCGCCGATCCTGTCGAGCATTGAACGGCGCATGCTCGGCAGGATGGCCAACCCACCTCACCACCAAGCATATGACGGCCACGCGGCCCTTGAAGACCTGACGGAGGTGATCGAAGAACTCGGGCGATCCGGTGCTGGCATCGAAGGTGAGATGATCCTCTACCCGGGAGCCGAGGCGTTGAGAGTCGACCTGCCGACGCTGACCTCGGGAATGATCCCTGCGGAGGATGCCGACGCTGTCACGCGCTTCATCGCGGATGACCTGTCGAGCGTCGACGTCCGCATGATCGTCGGCCCGTCGAAGGGCATCCGGATCGTGACGGATCTGGCCACATACGACGTGCAGCTCGTCGAACCTCGGATCGGCATGATCACACATGGCGCAAAGCGCCGACCCCACGATCGGATCAACGAAGCCTCCGACGTCAAGCGGCGCATCTATCTCGCGAGGAACCGAGGTGCCGCCGCCGAAAGGGTGCGCAAGCTCGGACACGGCGCGGCGGTGTGGGCGAGCACGGATCGCGACCACAGCGTCGAGACGCGGGGCGATGATCCACCTTCCTGGACTGCTCTCCTCCTCCTCGAGGTGTTCTCGCTGTTGAAGCAGCAGTTCAGGACGTTCCCGGTCGACGTGCTCACCCCGCCACGAGGCCAGGCCGATTTGGTCTGGATCGCGCCGAGGAACGACTCCGATCGGGACACCCGCCGCAGCGTCCTTAAGCTGCCGCCGATGGCGGTCGCCCTGCGGAAAGAAATGGAGAACGATGAGGGTCGACCGGACTGGAGCATCTCCCAGAGCGACTGGTTGGGCCGTCTCCGTGACCGATCTCCGGAACTCGCCTTCGAAGCCGCCGGGGAGATCGACGGGCGGCAAGCATACGGCTTTCGGGCGAGCGAGCCCGTCCTCCCGGAGCAGCACGTCTACCTTCGCCCCCGCAACGATGCGGGCACCGACCGCGCCATCCGTCGCCGCCTCCTGAACGTCGTGGCGGCACGGGGGAACCTCGAGCTTCTGAGGGCACTCGACGACCCCGCAACGGTCGCGATGGACGAAGCCCTTCGGGGCGTGGCGGCGCCCGGGCCGCCGCCAGACGATCTCGACGCTTCGAAGAAGACGGCCTGGGCGTCGATAGCCGAAGGCAGGTCGATCAACGTGGTGGTCGGGCCGCCGGGTGTCGGAAAGACGTACCTGATCGCCCAGTTGATCCGGAGCATCCTGGTTGGGAACACCGGCGCCAGGATCCTGGTCTCGTCCCAAAACCACGAGACGCTCATCTCGATCGAGCACGAGCTCAAGAAGCGCTTGTCGTCGCTCGGAAAGATCGTCATCAGGGTCGAGAAGTCGCAGGTGGAGGAGGAGGAAGCAGTCCTTCGCCGGGGCACACGCGAGCTCCTGACCGAGGCTCTGAAGGCCGAGTCGTCGGGGCCCCTCTCGGGCCCATATCAGGAGATTCGGCAGGCGCTGCGGCCGACGGACGACAGCGAGCGCGTCGTGGCCGAAGGCGTCCTTCGCGACACCGACAACCTGCTTCTGCGCTCGTCCGACGTCACGCTCGCGACGACCTCGTCCTTTGCAATCGAGGAGATGATCGCGGCCGGTGAGCAGTTCGACTGGGTCTTCGTTGAGGAGGCGGCACGCGCGAACGGGTCCGAACTGATCGGCGCACTCCTGCTCGGCAATCGCAGGGTCATGATCGGCGATCACCGCCAACTTTCGCCCTTCGAGGCAAGCGAAAGACAGAAATTCTACGAGCCGTCGTCGGCCGAGGAATTGCTCAGGGATGGGGCTTTTCGCCTGACGTCCATCCCGGATCTGCCGCCCGAGATCGAGCCGACGTTGAGGCGCCTGGCGTCGGACCGATCCTTTTTCACGGACGTGCTCGCCGCGGCGGCTCGCCTCGAAGAGCCGTTCCGCTCCATCGCCGAACGCGAAGAGGATCGCGAAAACGCGACAGGACGCCCGAGCGCCATCGCGCAGACCCTCGTCGAACAGAGTCGGATGCATCCGGCCATTTGCAGGATCGTCTCCGACACATTCTACGGTGGGAGGCTCGTGCCCTCCGCCCGAGTCTCGGCAAGAAAGCCGACAGTCGGGTCTGAGTCAGGTTTCCCGACGACCCCTGTCGTCGTGCTGGACCTGCCCTCATTGAGCGTATCAAGCATAGATGAATTCGAAAAGGTCGAAAGGAAGACGCTGGCGAATACGGCAGAGGCAGCAGCCCTGATTGACGCGCTCAGGAAACTACGCCCATCGGACCCGTCCGCAGAGCCACCGAGCCTCGTCATCCTCGCGCCCTACACGGGGCAAGTCACGCACATCGAACGCTCGATCAAGCCGATGGTGGACGTCGATGGGCGACTGCGAGGCTTCGTACCGCCGAGGGCTGACGGGCGTTTTGTCTACACGAGCGACAGTTTCCAGGGAGGCGAAGCGGACATCGTACTGGCGAGTCTGGTCCGCAACAACGTCCTTGTGGGGAGGCGAGCGCTGGGATTTATGAAAAATCCACAACGCCTGAACGTGCTCCTGAGCCGGGCCAAGCAGAAGTTCGTGCTCGCGACGAGCCTGAGCTTCCTCCTGGAGGCGGTCGACGGCACCGATCCCGACAGGTTGGGCGGTGATCTCGGATTTATCCGGAAGCTGGTCGGCGATCTGCGCCGAATGTCTGCCGCGCCGTCAGCAATCGCCGCAGCCGAGGCGGCAATCCTCAAGCTAGACGAGCGCGGGATCATCGTACGGTGA
- the catA gene encoding catechol 1,2-dioxygenase, translating into MTTRISETAEVTGVLDRAAGLDQAGGDERLKNIIRQITGDLCRTIERFDVTPTEFWTAVDYLSRVGMNHEMGLLVPGLGLEHFMDVMMDEQERKAGLTGGTPRTIEGPLWIADAPLVESGEARLDQDPEQGEVLFVDGTVRDTDGKPVADAVVDVWHANTKGGYSHFDPSQSPYNLRRRMKTDAEGRYGFRSIVPSGYGVPPDGPTNQLLAAVGRHGQRPAHIHFFVEASGYRKLTTQINLAGDAYLHDDFAFGTRDGLISEAVQHADAEEIRARGLNEPFSTLSFDFVLLRDVADVPETVVVRQHAPAAAA; encoded by the coding sequence ATGACGACACGGATCAGCGAGACGGCCGAGGTGACCGGCGTGCTCGACAGGGCGGCGGGCCTGGACCAAGCCGGCGGCGACGAGCGGCTCAAGAACATCATCCGCCAGATCACGGGCGATCTGTGCCGCACGATCGAGCGGTTCGACGTCACCCCGACGGAGTTCTGGACGGCGGTGGATTACCTCAGCCGCGTGGGCATGAACCACGAGATGGGGCTGCTGGTGCCGGGACTCGGGCTCGAACACTTCATGGACGTCATGATGGACGAGCAGGAGCGGAAGGCCGGGCTCACCGGCGGCACCCCGCGGACCATCGAGGGGCCGCTCTGGATCGCCGACGCGCCCCTGGTGGAGAGCGGCGAGGCCCGCCTCGACCAAGATCCCGAGCAGGGCGAAGTGCTGTTCGTGGACGGCACCGTCCGGGACACAGACGGCAAGCCGGTCGCGGACGCTGTGGTGGACGTTTGGCACGCCAACACGAAGGGCGGCTATTCCCACTTCGACCCGTCCCAGAGCCCCTACAATCTGCGCCGGCGGATGAAGACGGACGCCGAAGGGCGGTATGGCTTCCGTTCGATCGTGCCATCCGGCTACGGCGTGCCCCCGGACGGGCCGACCAACCAGTTGCTCGCCGCGGTGGGCCGGCATGGACAACGCCCGGCGCACATCCACTTTTTCGTGGAGGCATCCGGCTACCGGAAGCTGACGACACAGATAAACTTGGCCGGCGACGCCTACCTCCACGACGACTTCGCCTTCGGTACGCGGGACGGCCTCATCTCAGAGGCGGTCCAGCACGCGGATGCGGAGGAGATCCGGGCGCGCGGTCTCAACGAGCCGTTCTCGACCCTGAGCTTCGACTTCGTGCTGCTGCGCGATGTCGCCGACGTCCCGGAGACGGTGGTGGTGCGGCAGCACGCGCCGGCCGCGGCGGCCTGA
- a CDS encoding muconate/chloromuconate family cycloisomerase gives MQDLRQGAAALHPTRDLVIREVAATIIDVPTLREHKLSQTAVRAQSYVLVRVRLENGATGIGEAATLGGPRWSEESVEAIKANIDAYLAPALLGRPASAFVANGAVLDAAAKRNNAAKAAIDTALHDAVGKSLGLPVSALLGGAVRTSMPVLWTLASGDPAQEADEAERKLGERLHRRFKVKLGAKAPADDMRRMRHLAKVLGGRAELIADANQAWDEPTARRCLGELADMGAALVEQPVAAWNVDAMARLRARPGTPPLLADECVFDIHDMLRVGTAGAADAVSLKLVKHASLRGVQDVAAVATAAGVQLYGGCLLESSIGAAAHLHVFSTLREVEWGCEHFGPQILAADLVREPLRFSDFEVHLPQGPGLGVEIDEDAVRRFARD, from the coding sequence ATGCAGGACCTTCGACAGGGCGCCGCAGCGCTCCATCCGACGCGCGACCTCGTGATCCGCGAGGTAGCTGCGACGATCATCGACGTGCCGACCCTGCGCGAGCACAAGCTTTCGCAGACGGCCGTGCGGGCGCAGAGCTACGTGCTGGTCCGGGTGCGCCTCGAGAACGGCGCCACCGGCATCGGCGAGGCTGCGACGCTGGGCGGGCCGCGCTGGAGCGAGGAGTCGGTCGAGGCCATCAAGGCCAACATCGACGCCTATCTCGCGCCCGCCCTCCTCGGCCGCCCAGCCTCGGCCTTCGTGGCCAACGGCGCCGTCCTCGACGCGGCGGCCAAGCGCAACAACGCCGCCAAGGCGGCGATCGACACAGCCCTCCACGACGCGGTCGGCAAGTCGTTGGGCCTGCCGGTCTCGGCCCTGCTCGGGGGCGCGGTGCGCACGAGCATGCCGGTGCTCTGGACCCTCGCCTCAGGTGACCCGGCGCAGGAGGCGGACGAGGCCGAGCGCAAGCTAGGGGAGCGGCTGCACCGGCGCTTCAAGGTCAAGCTCGGCGCGAAGGCGCCGGCCGACGACATGCGCCGCATGCGCCACCTCGCGAAGGTTCTGGGCGGCCGGGCGGAGCTGATCGCCGACGCGAATCAGGCCTGGGACGAGCCGACAGCCCGGCGCTGCCTCGGCGAACTCGCGGACATGGGTGCTGCGTTGGTGGAGCAGCCGGTGGCGGCATGGAACGTGGACGCCATGGCGCGACTGCGCGCGCGGCCGGGCACGCCGCCGTTGCTCGCCGACGAGTGCGTGTTCGACATCCATGACATGCTGCGTGTGGGCACTGCGGGGGCTGCCGACGCCGTGTCGCTCAAGCTCGTCAAGCACGCCTCGCTGCGGGGCGTGCAGGATGTTGCGGCTGTCGCGACGGCGGCGGGCGTGCAGCTCTACGGCGGCTGCCTCCTGGAGAGCTCGATCGGGGCTGCAGCTCACCTGCATGTCTTCTCGACGTTGCGGGAGGTGGAGTGGGGCTGCGAGCACTTCGGTCCACAGATCCTCGCGGCGGATCTGGTGAGGGAACCGCTGCGCTTCTCCGACTTCGAGGTGCACCTGCCGCAGGGGCCGGGCCTGGGGGTGGAGATCGACGAGGATGCCGTGCGCCGCTTCGCACGGGACTGA
- a CDS encoding AAA family ATPase, producing the protein MQDEDYSAANQGSREDDQTIGILDEMPGLHLMSRCDLEAAVGGMSVDGDWEDAGATSREDAERKRALARFLDDPDLTWRRHVIADDALVARLARLAGEAPNMARAVEVVRRAAVVSRHARRPLRVPPIVLVGPPGCGKTRYASLLSKALGVTSTTVVGSTITDMGKIIGYHPSWKGAGPGLVAKSLLACPTTSPIVIFDEAEKIQAIDSLPSPLDTLLTALEPDTACSYQDGYYELPMYAAGIVWIFCVNDLHGLSAPLLDRCVVVEVAALSGAERHRTLDDLAADILLDHSVVPAGLDEDALAVLDGVGLRRARTLIVSALAGALEAGRDTLTAEDLRAAAALLGGGAPRLRQQAGFVHF; encoded by the coding sequence ATGCAGGACGAAGACTACAGCGCGGCCAACCAAGGCAGCCGCGAGGACGACCAGACTATCGGAATTTTGGATGAGATGCCGGGGCTGCATCTCATGAGCCGCTGCGATCTCGAGGCGGCGGTCGGCGGCATGTCAGTGGATGGCGACTGGGAGGATGCGGGTGCGACATCGCGTGAGGACGCCGAGCGCAAACGTGCGCTCGCGCGATTTCTCGACGATCCCGATCTGACTTGGCGGCGGCATGTCATCGCTGATGACGCCCTTGTAGCTCGTCTCGCCCGCCTCGCCGGCGAGGCCCCGAATATGGCCCGGGCCGTCGAGGTCGTGCGTCGTGCCGCGGTGGTATCGCGCCACGCACGACGGCCGCTGCGCGTGCCTCCCATCGTCCTCGTCGGCCCACCAGGCTGCGGCAAAACGAGGTATGCCAGCTTGCTGTCTAAAGCTCTCGGCGTGACCTCGACGACAGTCGTAGGCAGCACGATAACCGACATGGGAAAGATAATCGGCTATCACCCAAGCTGGAAAGGCGCCGGACCGGGGCTCGTCGCCAAATCTTTACTAGCATGCCCAACAACTTCTCCGATTGTAATTTTCGACGAAGCTGAGAAGATCCAGGCGATCGACAGCCTGCCATCTCCGCTCGACACCCTCCTGACCGCGCTGGAGCCCGACACGGCCTGCAGTTACCAGGACGGTTACTATGAACTGCCGATGTACGCGGCAGGCATCGTGTGGATCTTCTGCGTCAACGACCTACATGGCCTTTCCGCCCCTCTGCTTGACCGCTGCGTAGTGGTGGAGGTCGCAGCGCTGTCTGGGGCGGAGCGGCATCGGACCCTCGACGATCTCGCTGCCGATATCCTGCTCGACCACAGTGTGGTCCCGGCCGGGCTCGACGAGGACGCTCTGGCGGTGCTGGACGGCGTGGGGCTACGCCGCGCTCGAACGCTCATCGTGTCCGCCCTCGCAGGCGCGCTCGAGGCCGGCCGCGACACCCTCACGGCCGAGGACCTCCGCGCCGCCGCGGCCCTGCTCGGCGGCGGGGCGCCCCGCCTCCGGCAACAAGCCGGTTTCGTCCACTTCTGA
- the tnpA gene encoding IS66-like element accessory protein TnpA has protein sequence MSIPEHMHVSEGPQRFDVFTGGGRRRRFTAAEKAAIVDESYADGTSVCGVARRHGLTSQQLFGWRRLARLGPSSSLPAERPLFVPVLVASEPEAPPRDEAPTGPKPRRRRKRIEEASIEVEIAGVVVRVGRDADAGAIAAVIGALRAGT, from the coding sequence ATGTCTATACCTGAGCATATGCACGTGTCGGAGGGGCCGCAGCGCTTCGACGTGTTCACCGGCGGAGGGCGCCGACGCCGTTTCACCGCGGCCGAAAAGGCGGCGATCGTCGACGAAAGCTACGCGGACGGGACCTCGGTCTGCGGGGTCGCGCGCCGTCACGGCCTGACGTCCCAGCAGCTGTTCGGCTGGCGCCGACTGGCTCGCCTCGGGCCATCTTCGTCTCTGCCCGCCGAGCGACCGCTGTTTGTGCCCGTCCTCGTGGCCTCCGAGCCCGAGGCGCCGCCCCGTGATGAGGCGCCCACTGGCCCGAAGCCGCGCAGGCGCCGGAAGCGGATCGAGGAGGCGAGCATCGAGGTGGAGATCGCCGGCGTCGTGGTGCGGGTGGGCCGGGATGCCGACGCCGGCGCGATCGCGGCGGTGATCGGCGCGCTCAGGGCCGGCACGTGA
- the tnpB gene encoding IS66 family insertion sequence element accessory protein TnpB (TnpB, as the term is used for proteins encoded by IS66 family insertion elements, is considered an accessory protein, since TnpC, encoded by a neighboring gene, is a DDE family transposase.), whose translation MIGPAGAVRVMLATRPVDFRKGMDGLAMLVREQLGADPFCGTVFAFRSKRADRLKLLFFDGTGVVLVAKRLEAGAFRWPKPGDGAVRLTAAEMAALVDGLDWRRVHVPREVAVPRLAG comes from the coding sequence GTGATCGGCCCCGCGGGCGCGGTACGCGTCATGCTGGCCACCCGGCCGGTGGACTTCCGCAAGGGCATGGACGGCCTCGCCATGCTGGTGCGCGAACAGCTAGGCGCCGACCCGTTCTGCGGCACGGTGTTCGCCTTCCGCTCGAAACGGGCGGACCGGCTGAAGCTCCTGTTCTTCGACGGCACTGGCGTGGTGCTGGTGGCGAAAAGGCTCGAGGCGGGCGCGTTCCGCTGGCCGAAGCCGGGCGACGGTGCCGTCCGGCTGACCGCCGCCGAGATGGCGGCGCTCGTCGACGGCCTCGACTGGCGGCGCGTGCACGTGCCGCGTGAGGTGGCCGTGCCGCGGCTGGCCGGTTAG
- a CDS encoding exodeoxyribonuclease VII large subunit — protein sequence MSAVDERIEQAGQGPAPASRAAPKRTDSMASSSPDPDAAIPLGHLLQRASHAVAVGLPDAVWVVAAVAAVKPARGGHSVEVVEPDVSRAVAGLLRTYLPDGVIEKLRRGTELPIAAADLVGMTIVVRVAVELHPRWGLSGRILTLGPGLEESLAKRALDATVARLRRDGLFDRQRLLPAPRDVTRVTVVHPPAAAGWADIARELSRWMEIGLITMRSIPVPFEGQGAAAGIAAAVARATAAVDGAKPDLVLLCRGGGAAASLGSLDDEALARAIATAPVPVVTGLGHASDGKTLADMVSAHPVDTPSKALSLVRDLIVTPARRARADHAAILAAVSTAVERPAPRLAALERLATAEALRQVEATSQRLDRCWGAVREAAEGTRGRLTRVDDGLDRMAAEIMRTSPSLVARTASELATLMEAIRARARRLGEGADDGARHIAVAAGRAASLVDTADVEVATLARTAGMAAAAHLDRLVAELDGLARSVRERGQQHVTRADDGAAVLGGIEASVAGTLRAQDGAVARLRETIETAVDRHVDAAGAALDHALATLDGADPVRVLRLGYALVMDGQGRVVTSVAAAQAASTLILTFADGTIAVRPTQP from the coding sequence GTGAGCGCGGTCGATGAGCGCATCGAGCAGGCGGGGCAAGGACCCGCGCCGGCGTCTCGTGCAGCGCCGAAGCGGACCGACAGCATGGCTTCGTCAAGCCCAGATCCGGATGCCGCGATCCCGCTCGGACATCTGCTGCAGCGTGCGTCTCACGCCGTGGCGGTCGGCCTGCCGGACGCTGTCTGGGTCGTGGCGGCCGTCGCGGCGGTCAAGCCGGCGCGCGGCGGCCACTCCGTCGAGGTCGTCGAGCCGGACGTGTCCCGAGCCGTGGCGGGCCTGCTGAGGACCTATCTGCCGGACGGCGTGATCGAGAAACTGCGGCGGGGCACCGAACTGCCGATCGCCGCCGCGGACCTCGTCGGCATGACGATCGTCGTCCGCGTCGCGGTCGAACTGCATCCGCGGTGGGGGCTGTCGGGGCGCATCCTCACCCTCGGGCCTGGGCTCGAGGAGTCTTTGGCCAAGCGGGCGCTGGACGCCACGGTCGCCCGACTTCGGCGCGATGGCCTGTTCGACCGTCAGCGACTGCTGCCGGCGCCGCGCGACGTGACACGCGTGACGGTGGTGCATCCGCCCGCCGCGGCAGGGTGGGCCGACATCGCCCGGGAGCTCTCGCGCTGGATGGAGATTGGGCTCATCACGATGCGGTCCATACCGGTCCCTTTCGAGGGACAGGGGGCCGCAGCCGGGATCGCGGCCGCAGTTGCACGCGCCACGGCGGCCGTCGATGGCGCGAAGCCCGATCTCGTGCTGCTGTGCCGAGGCGGGGGGGCGGCTGCATCGTTGGGCTCGCTGGACGACGAGGCACTGGCTCGGGCCATCGCCACCGCTCCCGTGCCGGTCGTCACCGGTCTTGGACACGCATCGGACGGAAAGACGCTGGCCGACATGGTCTCGGCGCATCCCGTGGACACGCCGAGCAAGGCCCTATCCCTGGTTCGGGACCTGATTGTCACTCCAGCGCGGCGAGCACGGGCCGACCATGCCGCGATCCTGGCGGCCGTGTCGACCGCCGTCGAACGTCCTGCGCCGAGGCTCGCGGCGCTGGAACGGCTCGCCACGGCCGAAGCGCTGCGGCAGGTCGAGGCGACGTCGCAACGGCTCGATCGCTGCTGGGGCGCGGTGCGCGAGGCGGCCGAAGGTACCCGCGGGCGGCTGACCCGCGTCGACGACGGTCTCGACCGCATGGCGGCCGAGATTATGAGGACGTCGCCGTCGCTCGTCGCCCGGACGGCGTCGGAGCTTGCCACGCTGATGGAGGCGATCCGGGCCCGTGCCCGACGGCTTGGCGAGGGGGCGGACGACGGCGCCCGTCATATCGCCGTCGCGGCGGGTCGGGCGGCGTCGCTCGTCGACACGGCGGACGTCGAAGTTGCGACACTCGCCAGGACGGCCGGGATGGCGGCCGCCGCCCATCTCGATCGCCTCGTCGCAGAGCTGGACGGGCTCGCCCGATCGGTGCGCGAGCGCGGCCAGCAGCACGTCACCCGGGCCGACGACGGAGCTGCCGTTCTCGGCGGCATCGAGGCCTCTGTCGCCGGAACGCTCCGCGCTCAGGATGGCGCCGTCGCGCGGCTGCGCGAGACGATCGAGACCGCCGTCGACCGGCATGTCGATGCGGCCGGGGCTGCCCTGGACCATGCCCTGGCGACGCTCGACGGCGCCGACCCGGTCCGGGTCCTGCGCCTCGGCTACGCGCTGGTGATGGACGGCCAGGGCCGTGTTGTCACCTCGGTCGCGGCCGCCCAGGCGGCCTCGACCCTGATCCTCACCTTCGCGGACGGCACGATCGCCGTCCGACCCACCCAACCCTGA
- the catC gene encoding muconolactone Delta-isomerase, with product MLYHVRMDVHPPQGMASADFDRLKAEEKVRAEELQRDGRWIHLWRIAGEYANISIFDVADHDALHALLSTLPLFPFMTVRVTALARHPSAL from the coding sequence ATGCTCTACCACGTGCGCATGGACGTTCACCCGCCGCAGGGCATGGCCTCGGCCGACTTCGACCGGCTGAAGGCCGAGGAGAAGGTGCGGGCCGAAGAACTGCAGCGTGACGGACGCTGGATCCACTTGTGGCGCATCGCGGGCGAGTACGCCAACATTTCCATCTTCGACGTCGCTGATCACGACGCTCTACACGCCCTCCTGTCCACCCTGCCGCTGTTCCCTTTCATGACCGTAAGGGTGACCGCGCTCGCACGGCACCCGTCGGCGCTGTGA